The genomic region CTCGCGAAGGGGCAGGGGGGGCGCGCGTACCACGTCGGCGCCGAGGAGGCGATCACCATCGCCGGCCTGGCGCGGCTCGTGGCCGAGGTGCTCGGGGTGGAGGCGGGCGTCGAGCTCGCGCGCGCCCCCGAGCCCGGGCGGCCGGCGGAGCGCTACGTCCCGTCCACCCGCCGCACCCGCGAGGAGCTCGGGGTCCGGGCCACGGTGGGGCTCGAGGAGGCCATCCGCCGGACCGCGGCCTGGGCGTCCCGGCCGCCGCGCTGAAAGGGCCCCGGGGAGCCCCGAGCTTGAACCGGCGCGGCCGGAGCACGTACAGTGCCGCACCAGAAAAAGGAGCCTGGCACATGAAGATGCGAGTCGCCGACTACCTCACCGACCAGCTCTATCGCGCGGGCGGCGAGCGGGTGTTCCTGATCACCGGCGGCATGATCATGCACCTCACCGACGCGCTGCTGAAGCACGAGCGGCAGCAGTACGTCGCCTGCCACCACGAGGCGGCGGCGGTGATGGCGGCCGACGCCTACGGGCGGTTCACCGGGAAGCTCGGCGTGGCCTACGTGACCGCCGGGCCGGGGGCGCTCAACACCCTCACCGGCGTGGTCGGCGCGTGGGTGGACACCGCGCCCTGCATCATCGTGGCCGGGCAGTCGAAGGTGTCGCAGGCCAAGGTGACCGGGCCGCGCCAGTTCGCGCTCCAGGGCTTCAACACGCTGCCGATCTTCAGCCAGGTCACCAAGTACGCGGTGATGCTCGACGACGTCCGGACGGTGCGCTACCAGGTGGAGCGGGCGATCCACGAGGCCACCACGGCGCGGGTCGGCCCGGTCTGGATCGAGGTCCCGGTGGACATCCAGGGAGCCACCTTCGATCCCGACGAGCACCCCGGCTTCACGCCGCCCGCCCCGGAGCTCCTCTCCGGCGCCGCGCTCGACGAGAAGGTGCGCGAGGCGGCCGAGCTCCTGCGGAGCGCCCGCCGCCCCGTGATCCTGGCCGGCGCCGGCGTCCGGCTCGCCAACGCGGTGCAGCCGCTGCTCGACTTCGCCCGCCGGACCAACGTCCCCGTCCTGACCTCCCGCCTCGGGATGGACCTCATCGGCGACGACGACCGGCTCTTCGCGGGGCGGCCGGGCACCTACGGCGACCGGCCCGGCAACTTCGCCGTCCAGAACGCCGACGTGCTGCTCACCATCGGCTGCCGCCTCGGCATCGGCCTCGTCGGCTACGACTACCAGGGCTTCGCGCGCCGGGCGAAGAAGATCATGGTGGACGTCGATCCGCGCGAGCTCGACAAGCCGGCGGTGGTCCCGGACCTCCCGATCCGGGCCGACGCGGCGGCCTTCCTGGAGCGGATCTCCCCGCTCGTGGACCGGCCGGTGGGGAACCCGGCCTGGCTGGAGCAGATCCAGACCTGGCGCCGGCGTTACCCGGTGGACGAGCCTTCCTACGCGGCGGAGACGAAGGGGATCAACTCCTACCACTTCACCCGGCTGCTCTCGGAGCGCATGCCGGCCGACGCCGTCTTCGTCCTCGACACCGGCTCCTGCTTCCACGTCCACGCCCAGGCCTTCCAGGTGAAGGCCGGCCAGCGTCACATCATCACCGGCGGCCTCTCGACCATGGGGTACGTGCCGGCAGTGGTGGGCGTGGCGGCGGCGCACGAGGGGCGGGACGTCTACTGCGTCACCGGCGACGGCTCGCTGCAGATGCACCTGCAGGAGCTGCAGACCATCAAGCACCACGCCTACCCGGTGAAGCTGATGGTCTTCAACAACGACGGCTACCTGCTCATCCGGCACACCCAGAAGAACTTCATGGAGGGCCGCTACATCGGGGAGAGCCCGCGCACCGGCGTGAGCTTCCCGGACCTCCGCAAGCTCGCCGACCTCTACGGCATGCACTACGTCCGGATCGGGAGCGAGGCCGAGGTGGACGGCGGCCTCGCCGAGGTGATGGCGCACCACGGGCCGGTGCTCTGCGAGGTGATCACCCCGGCCGAGCAGCTGCTCGCGCCGCGCGTGGCGTCGAAGAAGCTCGACGACGGGTCGATGATCTCGATGCCGTACGACGACATGTTCCCGTTCCTCCCGCGCGAGGAGTACGCCGAGAACCAGGTCTGGGACCGGATCACCTGAGGCGGGCCGGCCGGACGGCGCCGGGCGCCGCTACCGCACCCGGTGCCACGCCACCGTGCGCTGGATGGCCGAGGCGAGGTCGATGCGGGCCTCGAGCCCGAGCTCGCGGCGGGCGCGGCCGAGGTCGGGCACGAGCCGGGTCTTCTGGACCGCGGCCCCGCCGGCGTTGAGCCGCACCTCGGGCCGGGGCGAGAACTGGGCGGCGATGAGCTGGGCG from Anaeromyxobacter paludicola harbors:
- a CDS encoding thiamine pyrophosphate-binding protein, giving the protein MKMRVADYLTDQLYRAGGERVFLITGGMIMHLTDALLKHERQQYVACHHEAAAVMAADAYGRFTGKLGVAYVTAGPGALNTLTGVVGAWVDTAPCIIVAGQSKVSQAKVTGPRQFALQGFNTLPIFSQVTKYAVMLDDVRTVRYQVERAIHEATTARVGPVWIEVPVDIQGATFDPDEHPGFTPPAPELLSGAALDEKVREAAELLRSARRPVILAGAGVRLANAVQPLLDFARRTNVPVLTSRLGMDLIGDDDRLFAGRPGTYGDRPGNFAVQNADVLLTIGCRLGIGLVGYDYQGFARRAKKIMVDVDPRELDKPAVVPDLPIRADAAAFLERISPLVDRPVGNPAWLEQIQTWRRRYPVDEPSYAAETKGINSYHFTRLLSERMPADAVFVLDTGSCFHVHAQAFQVKAGQRHIITGGLSTMGYVPAVVGVAAAHEGRDVYCVTGDGSLQMHLQELQTIKHHAYPVKLMVFNNDGYLLIRHTQKNFMEGRYIGESPRTGVSFPDLRKLADLYGMHYVRIGSEAEVDGGLAEVMAHHGPVLCEVITPAEQLLAPRVASKKLDDGSMISMPYDDMFPFLPREEYAENQVWDRIT